A genomic window from Streptomyces broussonetiae includes:
- a CDS encoding FadD3 family acyl-CoA ligase — protein sequence MGEWNTIPELVRWSAERYADAEAVVEGRTRITYAELGARIERAAAACLASGVRAGDRVAVWAPNSLDWIVSALGAVTAGAVLVPLNTRFKGTEAADVLRRSGARLLFVTGTFLGTSYVASLRRAAGEGAPADGARGPLPGLPGLAEVVVLSDDAPSDFRAWKDFLAAGEAVCATEVRARSDQLAGTDVSDIIYTSGTTGRPKGAMITHEQTLRAYEIWSDLAGLRPTDRYLIVNPFFHTFGYKAGVIACLMRGAAMIPQPVFNVETALANIAAERVSVLPGPPTLHQQLLDHPARDSHDLSALRLVVTGAAVVPLRLVERLRGELGVETVLTAYGLSEASGVVTMCRRADAPSVIASTSGRAIPGTEVRVQDATGTLLPPGVPGEVLVRGFHVMRGYYDDPRATSEAVSADGWLRTGDVGVLDEAGNLRITDRIKDMFIVGGFNAYPAEIEQLLGLHPDVREVAVIGVPDPRLGEVGRAFVVRRPGSVLTEDDLIAWSRREMANYKVPRTVEFVRELPRNAGGKVVKGVLRAG from the coding sequence GTGGGCGAGTGGAACACCATCCCGGAGCTGGTGCGGTGGTCGGCCGAGAGGTACGCGGACGCGGAGGCCGTGGTCGAGGGGCGCACCAGGATCACGTACGCCGAACTGGGCGCCCGCATCGAGCGGGCGGCGGCGGCCTGCCTGGCGAGCGGGGTGCGGGCCGGTGACCGGGTGGCGGTCTGGGCCCCCAACTCCCTGGACTGGATCGTCTCGGCCCTGGGCGCGGTGACGGCGGGTGCGGTCCTGGTGCCGCTCAACACCCGCTTCAAGGGCACGGAGGCGGCGGACGTCCTGCGCCGCAGCGGGGCGCGGCTGCTGTTCGTGACGGGCACGTTCCTGGGCACGTCGTACGTGGCCTCCCTGCGCAGGGCGGCGGGCGAGGGCGCACCGGCGGACGGCGCCCGGGGCCCGCTGCCCGGCCTGCCGGGGCTGGCGGAGGTGGTGGTCCTGTCGGACGACGCGCCGTCGGACTTCCGCGCCTGGAAGGACTTCCTGGCGGCGGGGGAGGCGGTGTGCGCCACCGAAGTCCGCGCTCGGTCGGACCAGTTGGCCGGAACGGACGTGTCGGACATCATCTACACGTCGGGGACGACCGGCCGCCCCAAGGGCGCGATGATCACGCACGAGCAGACGCTGCGGGCGTACGAGATCTGGTCGGACCTGGCAGGCCTGCGGCCGACGGACCGCTACTTGATCGTCAACCCCTTCTTCCACACCTTCGGCTACAAGGCCGGGGTGATCGCCTGCCTGATGCGCGGCGCGGCGATGATCCCGCAGCCGGTGTTCAACGTGGAGACGGCGCTCGCGAACATCGCGGCGGAGCGGGTGTCGGTGCTGCCGGGTCCGCCGACCCTGCACCAGCAGCTCCTGGACCACCCGGCCCGCGACAGTCACGACCTGTCGGCGCTGCGCCTGGTGGTGACGGGGGCGGCGGTCGTGCCGCTGCGCCTGGTGGAACGCCTGCGCGGGGAACTGGGCGTGGAGACGGTCCTCACGGCGTACGGCCTGTCGGAGGCGAGCGGGGTCGTCACGATGTGCCGGCGCGCGGATGCCCCGTCGGTCATCGCGTCCACCTCCGGCCGGGCGATCCCGGGGACGGAGGTGAGGGTGCAGGATGCGACGGGCACCTTGTTGCCGCCGGGTGTGCCGGGCGAGGTACTGGTCCGCGGCTTCCACGTCATGCGCGGCTACTACGACGACCCCAGGGCCACCTCCGAGGCGGTCTCGGCGGACGGCTGGCTGCGCACGGGCGACGTGGGCGTCCTGGACGAGGCGGGCAACCTGCGCATCACGGACCGCATCAAGGACATGTTCATCGTCGGCGGCTTCAACGCCTACCCGGCGGAGATAGAGCAGCTGCTGGGCCTCCACCCGGACGTCCGCGAAGTGGCCGTGATCGGCGTCCCGGACCCCCGCCTGGGCGAGGTCGGCAGGGCCTTCGTGGTCCGCAGACCGGGTTCGGTACTGACGGAGGACGACCTGATCGCCTGGTCCCGCCGCGAGATGGCGAACTACAAGGTGCCGAGGACGGTGGAGTTCGTGCGGGAGCTGCCGCGCAATGCCGGCGGGAAGGTGGTGAAAGGGGTGTTGCGGGCCGGGTGA
- a CDS encoding lipid-transfer protein: protein MAVAGLKDATAIVGIGQSAFAKHLPQDEKTLACRAVLAALEDAGIAPGEVDALASYTMEETDEVELAKAVGFGDLTFFSKVGYGGGGSCATVGHLAAAIACGQASVGVAWRSRKRGSGPRPWTNTTVQLPTPAQWTRPFGLLRPADEIAMLTRRYMHEYGATRDHLFNVALACRNRANQNPAAVMYERPLTREMYMTSRWISEPLCLFDNCLETDGALACVIVGRERARDCRHAPVYVHSAAQGLPAQHHGMVNYWNDDPLTGPAWTAARHLWKHADFTPDDVDVAQVYDAFTALVPLSLEGYGFCGRGEGGAFTEGGALEIGGRLPLNTSGGGLSEAYVHGFNLVNEGVKQLRGSSTAQVPGAATCLVTAGEGVPTSALLLRN, encoded by the coding sequence ATGGCAGTTGCCGGGCTGAAGGACGCCACCGCCATCGTCGGGATCGGGCAGAGCGCGTTCGCCAAGCACCTTCCGCAGGACGAGAAGACGCTCGCCTGCCGGGCCGTGCTCGCCGCGCTCGAGGACGCGGGGATCGCGCCCGGCGAGGTCGACGCCCTCGCCTCGTACACCATGGAGGAGACCGACGAGGTCGAGCTGGCCAAGGCCGTCGGGTTCGGGGATCTGACCTTCTTCAGCAAGGTGGGGTACGGCGGGGGCGGCTCCTGTGCCACCGTCGGCCACCTCGCCGCCGCCATCGCCTGCGGACAGGCCTCCGTCGGCGTCGCCTGGCGGTCCCGGAAACGGGGCAGCGGGCCCCGGCCCTGGACCAACACCACCGTCCAGCTGCCCACACCCGCCCAGTGGACCCGGCCCTTCGGACTGCTGCGGCCCGCCGACGAGATCGCCATGCTCACCCGGCGGTACATGCACGAGTACGGCGCCACCCGGGATCACCTGTTCAACGTCGCCCTCGCCTGCCGCAACCGGGCCAACCAGAACCCGGCCGCCGTCATGTACGAACGGCCGCTGACCCGCGAGATGTACATGACCTCCCGGTGGATCAGCGAGCCGCTCTGCCTCTTCGACAACTGCCTGGAGACGGACGGCGCCCTCGCCTGCGTGATCGTCGGCAGGGAGCGCGCCCGGGACTGCCGGCACGCCCCCGTCTATGTGCACTCCGCCGCCCAGGGGCTGCCCGCGCAACACCACGGCATGGTCAACTACTGGAACGACGACCCGCTCACCGGGCCCGCCTGGACCGCCGCCCGGCATCTGTGGAAGCACGCCGACTTCACGCCCGACGACGTGGACGTGGCGCAGGTCTACGACGCCTTCACCGCCCTCGTGCCGCTCTCGCTGGAGGGGTACGGCTTCTGCGGGCGGGGCGAGGGGGGCGCGTTCACCGAGGGCGGTGCCCTGGAGATCGGCGGGCGGCTGCCGCTCAACACCTCCGGCGGCGGGCTCTCCGAGGCCTACGTACACGGCTTCAACCTCGTCAACGAAGGAGTGAAGCAGCTGCGCGGCAGCAGTACCGCCCAGGTCCCCGGCGCCGCCACCTGCCTGGTCACCGCCGGCGAAGGGGTTCCCACCTCCGCCCTGCTCTTGAGGAACTGA
- a CDS encoding Zn-ribbon domain-containing OB-fold protein, whose protein sequence is MLTPVTDGDGAPFWEYAAQGELRVQACADCGEPRFPPRPCCAHCQSFASRWRAVSGRGRIWSYVVPHPPLLPDYAQQAPYNVVVVELEDAPRIRLVGNVVDHAGAALNSLDTQRIRIGARVHVVFADGLPQWVLA, encoded by the coding sequence ATGCTGACCCCTGTCACGGACGGCGACGGCGCCCCCTTCTGGGAGTACGCGGCCCAGGGCGAACTGCGCGTCCAGGCCTGCGCCGACTGCGGCGAACCCCGCTTCCCGCCCCGCCCCTGCTGCGCGCACTGCCAGTCGTTCGCGAGCCGGTGGCGGGCGGTGTCGGGGCGGGGACGGATCTGGTCGTACGTCGTTCCGCATCCGCCGCTCCTTCCCGACTACGCGCAGCAGGCGCCGTACAACGTCGTCGTCGTGGAGCTGGAGGACGCCCCGCGGATCCGGCTCGTGGGCAATGTGGTCGACCACGCCGGTGCGGCCCTCAACTCCCTCGACACGCAACGGATCCGGATCGGCGCCCGGGTGCACGTCGTCTTCGCGGACGGGCTGCCGCAGTGGGTGCTCGCGTGA